The following proteins come from a genomic window of Longimicrobiaceae bacterium:
- a CDS encoding JAB domain-containing protein — MHRVPKYKVQLVRDGSVPFSTKICSTPRQAADLFRAFVGDSDREHLIAIFLDTQNRFLGLHTVSIGTLDHSVVHPREVFKAAILSNASSLVLAHNHPSGESAPSEEDVRITRELQKAGELLDIPLMDHIVVGEASYASFMEMGLLDYDLPEPKPRRRRKTKK, encoded by the coding sequence GTGCACCGCGTCCCCAAGTACAAGGTCCAGCTCGTCCGCGACGGATCCGTCCCGTTCAGCACCAAGATCTGCTCGACCCCCCGACAGGCGGCGGACCTCTTTCGCGCCTTCGTCGGCGACTCCGACCGCGAGCACCTGATCGCCATCTTCCTCGACACGCAGAACCGGTTCCTCGGGCTGCACACCGTCTCGATCGGCACACTGGACCACAGCGTGGTCCACCCGCGGGAGGTCTTCAAGGCGGCCATCCTCAGCAACGCCTCCAGCCTTGTCCTCGCGCACAACCACCCCTCGGGCGAGTCGGCCCCGAGCGAGGAGGACGTCCGGATCACCCGGGAGCTCCAGAAGGCGGGCGAGCTGCTCGACATCCCGCTGATGGACCACATCGTCGTGGGGGAGGCCTCCTACGCCTCCTTCATGGAGATGGGCCTGCTCGACTACGACCTCCCGGAGCCGAAGCCGCGGCGTCGGCGCAAGACGAAGAAGTAG